The DNA region ATTAATACCCCCGTCTGATAATACTTATTGTTTTTTCCACCGTTCGGTCTTAAGCGCTAGAGGTGTGCAGCTCGCGAGCTGAAACCATCTCGCCGAGCGATCACAGATAATGCTGCGGCCCCTTGGATTCGCGGCCACTGGTCCAATTACGCGAAAGGGGGCAATCAACCATCGCGATTAATTAGCGCGAAATTTACAGAGCGCCTGATTAACTCATTGTGGCTTTGCGTTGTGATTGCTACAGATTTGCTTAAGAGATTTGGCCCAGAATAATGGAGCCTCTAGCCAGAAGCATGCTGAGAAAAACGGGAGGAGTTTCCAGGGGGAAACTGCTGAACCTGTTCGGCCAGGTAATAAAGCAACAggagtaaagctagtcgagcgGCTCTCCGTGGCCGAGACTGTAGCGCAGAAGCACACTATGATCGTAGGTCGAGAGGAATCGTCGGACGCTCGCGTCGCAGGATGTTTTCGAGCGGGAGTCGAAATACGGCGCGCACAACTACCACCCCCTCCCGGTGGCCCTGTGCAAAGCGGAGGGCGTTTTCATGTGGGACATCGAGGGGAAGCGGTACTTCGACTTCCTCAGCGCTTATTCCGCCGTCAACCAAGGCCACTGTCACCCGAGGATCTACAAAGCTCTCATCGAGCAGGCTAAGGTCCTGACCTTGACCTCCAGGGCCTTTTACTCCGACGCGTTGGGGGAGTTCGAGGAGTACGTCACCAAGCTTTTCGGGTACGTTTCCTGAAACAATAGCAAAGCCAATTCGGATTAATAAGGCGAGGGATTGTTCATCAGGTACGACAAATGGCTGCCAATGAACACTGGCGTGGAGGGTGGCGAGACCGCGTGCAAGCTGGCGCGCAGATGGGGTTACGATTGCAAGGGTATTGCGAAGAATCAGGCGAAGATCGTGTTCGCGGAGGGTAACTTCTGGGGGAGGACGATGAGCGCTGTGTCCTCGAGCACGGATCCAAGCAGCTACAGCGGTTTTGGTCCCTTCATGCCTGGCTTCGAGGTCATTCCCTACGACGACCTCAAGGCGCTTCAGAAGGCTCTTGCTGACCCTACTGTCTGTGCTTTCATGGTGGAACCTATACAGGGCGAGGCTGGAGTGGTGGTGCCAAAGGTAAGCTTTTAAATATCATTCGAATGCTCCATTACACTCATACGTACCAGCACGAACTGTAATCTCAGAGACTTGATATGAAATGAAGAGTAACTTCACCTCAAGTTGAGTCTCGAGTACCTTGCGTCTCGTAATATTACAGTACACTCAGGGGAATCCCCAAGTAACATAGATAGCGATACAGATGCGGTGGAGTACAGGATTTATGTACTCTTCGGGGAACAGAGTTGAAGttctaatgcaaattcaataagattcattaggtgattataaaaatttagttaaagaatagaatccagttttcttttttgtttttgctGGGACCCCTCGGCCCCTCCTCTGGGTGCACCATTTGGTGGGGTGTAGATTCTTCTTCAACTATGATATCCTCCCAACTGTACACGCACTCGATTCTGGCTATCCCAGTATGACTAACTCTTGAAACTTTCAAAGGACGGGTACCTGCAAGGAGTCAGAGATCTGTGCTCCAAGCACAACGTCCTCTGGATAGCGGACGAGGTGCAGACCGGCTTGGCGAGGACAGGCAAGCGTTTGGCAGTAGATCACGAGAACGTGAAACCGGACATTCTGGTGCTGGGCAAAGCCCTTTCCGGTGGTTTCTATCCCGTCTCCGGCGTTCTCGCCAACGACCCCGTCATGCTCACCATAAAGCCAGGGGAGCACGGCTCCACCTACGGCGGCAATCCTCTGGGCTGCAGGATCGCCCTGGAAGCGCTTCGAGTCCTCGAGGAGGAGAAACTGGCGGAGAACGCGGACAAGCTGGGTCGCCTTCTCCGAGAAGAATTGGGGAAGCTTCCGAAGGACATCGTCACTCTGGTCAGAGGGAAGGGACTGCTCAACGCCATCGTCATCAACGAGAAGTTCGACGCGATGAATATCTGTCTGAAGATGAAGGAAGCAGGCTTGCTCGCGAAGCCAACCCACGGGCACATCATCAGATTGGCTCCGCCGTTGGTCATCACCGAGCCGCAGATCCGCGAGTGCGTCGACATCATTGCCAAAACAATTACTCAGCACGCTAATTAATTAGCGAAGAGTTCGAGGATCTCTTTTCATCGGACGATAAAGGGTCGATAGGCGTCTCCATCCTCGCGGTATTTTTCTTGTAACTCTCCGAGAATCATGTAAATAAATTCGTTTTCGATAAACCAACGTTGTTAGCCAATTACTCAGCGAATCCTGATCGCGGATCATCGTCTCGCGAAAGGTGGGTGTCGGAGAACCGTGGAAGCACGTTTCAGCGAACGAGACGGAGAGGAATTGAGGCGCTTATCATCTCGACGCCACGGAGGCATAAAAATTGGCTCATCGGTCGCTAAGCTGGTTATTAATAGCTTAACGCGATACGGGGTCCTATTTCGTATTCCTCGATCGATGTTTATCTCGAACGGCAGGCATTGCCTCGAGCGCAATAATATCGCGCCTTTGACAAACGTTTGAACGTCCAATCAAGAATCAATTTGCCTTGGCAGGCATTGGTATGCCCGTACTCGTTCAGTCGCGTTATCGGGCATCAATGGTAAGACCGTGGAGAGAACGGTCGATAAACGATAACAGCTCAACCATGTTTTTTTGTCGCGTAATCCTCTCGATCACCAGCTCCGTAATCCGCTCTTTGTCTCATTATTCGCAGTGTTATCATTGTCATAAATCCCCAACGATCGCCGAATTACTCGCCGATCCATCGATTTGGCCTACAGGCACGACAGACGCTCTACGTACCTAAAACAGAGAGCAAATTTTCACACCTTCCTCGACTCGTTCTCCAGGATTAACGCATTGTTTGCTGTTTTTCGTTTGCCTTGGCACGTTGGCGCCGCGATGAACGGCGCCCCTCGATACCTCTCATTATCAGATACGGACTTGTTCAGTTGCATCCCGAGGAATTTATTCGAAATCCTCGCTGGGCGTATCAACTGTATACAAAAACATTCCGTGCAAATAAGTAATACCCTCCCTACTCTCGCTCGCGTCGATATAAATGGGAGGATCATTTGCGAATTCGCGGACAGTTTGCTTTTTGCGTTGGCAGAGGTGCAGGCAATCTCGGTCTTCATTCTTCTCGGCAGCTACGGGTAGTAAATAATCAACAATGCAGCCAATAAGGTCAAGAATCCTCGGCACGACCAAGGAGCTGGGTTTCATGCGGTTTCTAAGCTCGCAGGAGCTAATCGAGCGGGACGAGAGCTTCGGTGGCAAGCACTTCAAGCCTCTTCCAGTGGTGTTGACCAGAGGCGAGGGTGTCCATTTGTGGGACGTCGATGGGAAGCGTTACCTAGACTTCCTGGCCGGTTTCTCGACCGTGAATCAGGGCCATTGCCATCCCCGCCTGGTCAGAGTGATGAGGGAGCAAGCTGGCAAGCTCACTCACACGTCGAGGGCCTTCTACTCGGAACCACACGGCGAACTGGGGGAGTACCTGACGAAGCTCCTGGGATGGGACAGGTTCCTGCCCATGAACACTGGTAGGAGCAAGGGACAACACCAGAATGCCAGCCACCGAGCTATTTCTCATCGAATTTGTGTCTCTACGTTGTTCCAGGCGTGGAGGCTGGAGACACCGCCATCAAAGTAGCCAGACGCTGGGGCTACAGGGTGAAGAAGCTGCCGAAAGAGCAGGCGACCGTGGTGTTCGCGAGGAACAACTTCTGCGGACGCTCAATTGCCGCGCTGTCCGCCTCCACTGATCCCAATTGCTTCACGGATTTCGGGCCCTACGTGCCACGGTTCGACAAGGTGCCCTATAACGATCTCAACGCGTTGGAGCAGAAGTTCAAGGAGGACCCGACGGTCTGTGCCTTCATGGTGGAGCCGATTCAGGGAGAAGCTGGAGTCGTAGTGCCTAAGGTAAGTCTGCGCATAGTGACGGAAAAGGTAGAGGATTCCCAGGAACCTGGACCTTGTTTTCGTAGGATGGCTACTTGAAAGGTGTGCGAGATCTGTGCACCAAGTACAACGTGCTGTGGGTCGCCGACGAGGTGCAGACCGGCTTGTGCAGAACGGGGAAACGATTGGCAGTGGACTACGAGAACCAGAGGCCAGATATTCTGATTCTGGGGAAGGCGCTGTCCGGAGGACTGTACCCGGTTTCTGGGATCCTGGCCGACGACCAGGTTTGCAAATTGTGTGGTATGAATTATGGAATGGGGCAGGTTTCGACTGGGGACCGATTGACTTTATAGATAATGCTGTGCCTGGAGACTGGCTCGCATGGTAGCACCTTTGGAGGAAGTCCTCTTGGGAATAGGGTTGCCTTGGAGGCGGTGAAGATCTTGGAGGAGGAAAATCTGGCGGAGAATGCGAGGAAGCTCGGGGAGATCGTACGGCAGGAGCTGCAGAAGCTGCCGAAGGATATAGCGACGGAATTTAGAGGTCGTGGTTTGCTGGCTGGACTGGTTATTAATAAAGGTATTTAAAGAATTGCTTGTAGAAAAGCAATTTGGAACGGTGTCAGGGAAGAATCTAATTCCCCTGTGTTTCAGACTTCGCTGAAGGCTGGAACGTCTGCttaaagctgaaggaagctGGCCTGCTAACCAGACCGGCTCACGGCCAAATATTGAGGATATCCCCGCCGCTGACGATCACGGAGGAGCAACTTAGGGAGGGACTGAACATTATAACGACCGTCCTGAAGAACTACAAATGAAGTATTAGCGACTCCAAAGAAACACTGAAACATTAGCAACAACATTTTACACAAGAGAAACGACAGAATGCAGCATACAAAATTATGTACAGATGTATTTTTTACcgctaaatataaaatcgatgtACCTATAGCTGCGACTCGTGCCTCTTCAAGTGCCTGGTCAAGCTGAACGCCTGGGAGAACAGCTGGTTGCACTGGTTGCACTTGTACGCTTTGGCGCCGGTGTGCAGTGTCAGGTGTCTCTTCAAATGATTCGCCAGCTTGAACCTCTTCCCGCACAGTCGACACTGGTGCTGTCTGAGA from Andrena cerasifolii isolate SP2316 chromosome 10, iyAndCera1_principal, whole genome shotgun sequence includes:
- the LOC143374290 gene encoding ornithine aminotransferase, mitochondrial-like isoform X1 is translated as MEPLARSMLRKTGGVSRGKLLNLFGQVERNRRTLASQDVFERESKYGAHNYHPLPVALCKAEGVFMWDIEGKRYFDFLSAYSAVNQGHCHPRIYKALIEQAKVLTLTSRAFYSDALGEFEEYVTKLFGYDKWLPMNTGVEGGETACKLARRWGYDCKGIAKNQAKIVFAEGNFWGRTMSAVSSSTDPSSYSGFGPFMPGFEVIPYDDLKALQKALADPTVCAFMVEPIQGEAGVVVPKDGYLQGVRDLCSKHNVLWIADEVQTGLARTGKRLAVDHENVKPDILVLGKALSGGFYPVSGVLANDPVMLTIKPGEHGSTYGGNPLGCRIALEALRVLEEEKLAENADKLGRLLREELGKLPKDIVTLVRGKGLLNAIVINEKFDAMNICLKMKEAGLLAKPTHGHIIRLAPPLVITEPQIRECVDIIAKTITQHAN
- the LOC143374290 gene encoding ornithine aminotransferase-like isoform X2, with product MEPLARSMLRKTGGVSRGKLLNLFGQVERNRRTLASQDVFERESKYGAHNYHPLPVALCKAEGVFMWDIEGKRYFDFLSAYSAVNQGHCHPRIYKALIEQAKVLTLTSRAFYSDALGEFEEYVTKLFGYDKWLPMNTGVEGGETACKLARRWGYDCKGIAKNQAKIVFAEGNFWGRTMSAVSSSTDPSSYSGFGPFMPGFEVIPYDDLKALQKALADPTVCAFMVEPIQGEAGVVVPKDGYLQGVRDLCSKHNVLWIADEVQTGLARTGKRLAVDHENVKPDILVLGKALSGGFYPVSGVLANDPVMLTIKPGEHGSTYGGNPLGCRIALEALRVLEEEKLAENADKLGRLLREELGKLPKDIVTLPIRSRILGTTKELGFMRFLSSQELIERDESFGGKHFKPLPVVLTRGEGVHLWDVDGKRYLDFLAGFSTVNQGHCHPRLVRVMREQAGKLTHTSRAFYSEPHGELGEYLTKLLGWDRFLPMNTGVEAGDTAIKVARRWGYRVKKLPKEQATVVFARNNFCGRSIAALSASTDPNCFTDFGPYVPRFDKVPYNDLNALEQKFKEDPTVCAFMVEPIQGEAGVVVPKDGYLKGVRDLCTKYNVLWVADEVQTGLCRTGKRLAVDYENQRPDILILGKALSGGLYPVSGILADDQIMLCLETGSHGSTFGGSPLGNRVALEAVKILEEENLAENARKLGEIVRQELQKLPKDIATEFRGRGLLAGLVINKDFAEGWNVCLKLKEAGLLTRPAHGQILRISPPLTITEEQLREGLNIITTVLKNYK